A genomic stretch from Aedes albopictus strain Foshan chromosome 2, AalbF5, whole genome shotgun sequence includes:
- the LOC109410250 gene encoding uncharacterized protein LOC109410250 — MEYNLRTVTKSCDKYKKLRFPLKIWILVNASGNKFLYWDATETVVVVVRDALELYLASAGSIFCFHKLATFFWLMDFNGFELDGGFGEDKIVLQYRHFSFTRENRAYFEQLLRSPEQREVSAREGNCSVHRTKILKRGDADANAQSRLSSSAFAQEKFNLLMEMKSLELSVREAYSSLAKSGDSDGMVPIIEVPDKYCDEPVACVPEYTSKRIVAGNYGRANLEDLKRFFGDYLPVYEDSPDTMESEPSEEPKPTTAEPKEEDASEILVTSSPEPTDPAEPVPPLLEEKPEPINTLETFDYQDIKQSDSVVKCDLENVVPPVIIGGVDLPLPSFENGAEEFAQVHAGTGSVADEHMDEAQFQLYSDIRETFELLNQF; from the exons ATGGAATACAATCTGCGTACCGTGACAAAATCGTGCGATAAGTACAAAAAGCTGCGATTTCCGTTGAAAATCTGGATTCTGGTGAACGCTAGCGGAAATAAGTTCCTCTACTGGGACGCGACGGAAACCGTGGTCGTGGTGGTTCGCGATGCGCTGGAGCTGTACCTGGCTTCGGCCGGTTCGATTTTCTGCTTCCACAAGTTGGCCACCTTCTTCTGGCTGATGGACTTCAACGGGTTCGAGCTGGACGGTGGCTTCGGGGAGGATAAAATCGTCTTGCAGTACCGGCATTTTTCCTTCACGCGGGAGAATCGCGCTTATTTTGAGCAGCTGCTGCGGAGTCCGGAACAACGGGAGGTTAGCGCGCGGGAAGGTAACTGTTCCGTTCATCGTACGAAAATTCTGAAACGAGGCGATGCGGATGCAAACGCTCAGTCCCGGTTGTCGTCCAGTGCATTTGCCCAGGAAAAGTTCAATCTGCTGATGGAGATGAAGTCGTTGGAGCTGTCGGTTCGGGAAGCGTACAGTAGCCTGGCGAAGTCGGGGGACAGCGATGGAATGGTACCGATCATTGAGGTGCCGGATAAGTATTGCGACGAACCGGTGGCCTGCGTTCCGGAGTACACGAGCAAGCGAATCGTTGCCGGGAACTACGGGCGGGCCAATTTGGAGGATTTGAAGCGATTCTTCGGGGATTACCTTCCGGTGTATGAGGATTCTCCTG ATACCATGGAATCGGAACCCTCGGAAGAACCGAAGCCAACGACCGCAGAACCGAAAGAAGAAGACGCGTCTGAGATATTGGTTACCTCATCGCCAGAACCAACGGATCCGGCAGAACCGGTACCACCCTTACTGGAAGAAAAACCGGAGCCGATCAATACGCTGGAAACGTTCGACTATCAGGACATCAAACAATCGGATTCGGTTGTTAAATGTGACCTGGAGAATGTTGTGCCGCCGGTCATTATCGGTGGGGTGGATCTACCGTTGCCCAGTTTTGAAAACGGTGCGGAAGAATTTGCACAGGTGCATGCTGGTACCGGTAGCGTGGCGGATGAGCACATGGACGAAGCACAGTTTCAGCTGTATTCGGACATTCGTGAGACTTTTGAGTTGTTGAATCAATTTTGA
- the LOC134286971 gene encoding uncharacterized protein K02A2.6-like, whose protein sequence is MSQNNGNPDGDQAGFSGGGEEDVSAVSMSEVMRQMAIQNNRLMALLEQVTGGTQPAQRSAPEHIIESLSSSIKEFHFDPENGLTFDRWFSKYEDLFRQDGRNLDDPAKLSKNEADDFVTYAGIVNRQCEEFELQKLSVNQFKSLVFICGLKSAKDTDVRTRLLSKLESDTADTNIEGLVTECQRLSNLKHDTALVEKKHSSSAVQAVRQFKKQGQKQSNATIPDGNGKLPPSPCWQCGAMHFVKDCQFSKHMCKQCGRMGHKEGYCNCSSKASASTSTVDKKISKKDKKLQMKTIQSVKHIRSRRRYVTVIFNGIEAELQLDCGSDITLISKETWEKIGKPAIKSTRMEATTASGEPLELLGEFATTVSISDVSLKQHCYITSVEGLNVIGLDWMDAFDLWSKPLAAHCKRVNLTKFPHDDQHFVTRFPEVFQDGLGHCTKTKISLTLRPDVQPIFRPKRPVPFHATQKVEEELDRLQSLNIITPIDFSDWAAPIVVVKKPGGKVRICADYSTGLNEALEANHYPLPTPEDIFTKLAGKRVFSIIDLSDAYLQVEVDDVSKKLLTINTHRGLYRFNRLAPGVKSAPGAFQQLMAKMIADLEGVDAFLDDFIVHSEDEENHYRILTALFKRLREYGFRLRLEKCKFNQEEIKYLGLIVNENGIRPDPTKIEAIVHMPAPTNVSTLRSFLGAVNFDGKFVREMHQLRHPLDNLLKKDAKFIWSKECQQAFADIKRILQSNLLLTHYNPELDIIVAGDACKTGIGAVLMHRFPDGSIKAVSHASKSLNQTEQNYSQIEKEALALVFACTKFHRMLWGRRFTLQTDHQPLLKIFGSKKGIPVHTANRLQRWALTLLGYDFGIEYVSTQNFGYADVLSRLINNHEKPEEEAVIAMVHIEADVTSGLQDTLSNLPVTSKVVRDATSKDPVLQKVTSYIKNGWPLRAEAICEAEVKPFYTHRESYSMVGDCVMMMDRVVVPKCLQKRILKRIHQGHPGIERSKAIARGIVFWPRIDSEIADYVRRCSSCASAAKSPPQAKPQPWPRANGPWQRLHLDFAGPLEGYHYLVVVDSYSKWPEILQTRSPTSSTTISFLRECFARFGIPTVVVTDNGSQFVSAEFRTFCEELGVVHLRTAPYHPQSNGQAERFVDTLKRSLRKIIGGGETSTSTALQTFLHIYRSTPSAVLDGESPDERMLGRSMRTTLDLLRPTSQSVGLKPKLNREFEAGSFVYAKVYSSKDLWKWMPGVVLERIGNVNYYILLDHQIGRRKVLRSHIDQLKNRSNDEPVVSKEPMPLSILMQDFGLQRQAVPEQHYRMLIGENPACAVPVQQATETVQQQELPGPIMHAEVSAEDSNSDADEEPDETLLADFQERPSSSSTPRQQQVESGQRPLRTVRPPRRFEQYIRY, encoded by the exons ATGTCACAGAACAACGGTAATCCGGACGGCGATCAAGCTGGATTCTCGGGAGGAGGAGAAGAAGACGTGTCAGCAGTCTCGATGTCGGAAGTTATGCGTCAGATGGCAATCCAGAACAACCGTCTGATGGCCCTACTGGAACAAGTCACCGGAGGGACACAACCGGCACAACGAAGCGCTCCTGAACACATCATAGAATCTCTCTCATCGTCCATCAAAGAATTCCACTTCGATCCAGAAAACGGATTAACATTCGACCGCTGGTTCTCAAAATACGAAGATCTCTTCAGACAGGACGGCAGAAACCTGGACGACCCGGCGAAG CTATCCAAGAATGAAGCGGATGATTTCGTCACCTATGCTGGTATCGTCAACCGGCAGTGCGAAGAATTCGAACTACAGAAACTGTCAGTCAACCAATTCAAGAGCCTTGTTTTCATCTGCGGACTGAAATCTGCGAAGGACACGGACGTGAGGACCCGACTTCTATCAAAGCTCGAGTCTGATACAGCCGATACCAACATCGAAGGATTAGTGACCGAATGCCAACGTCTGTCAAACTTGAAGCATGATACGGCGTTGGTCGAGAAGAAGCATTCATCTTCAGCGGTTCAAGCGGTTCGTCAGTTCAAGAAGCAAGGCCAGAAGCAGTCAAATGCAACAATACCAGACGGCAACGGTAAACTTCCTCCATCCCCGTGCTGGCAGTGTGGAGCCATGCACTTTGTGAAAGATTGCCAGTTCTCAAAACATATGTGCAAGCAGTGTGGAAGAATGGGCCATAAGGAAGGATACTGCAACTGTTCATCGAAAGCTTCAGCATCAACGTCCACTGTCGACAAGAAGATCAGCAAAAAGGATAAGAAACTCCAAATGAAGACAATCCAATCTGTGAAGCATATTCGGAGCCGAAGGCGTTACGTGACGGTCATTTTCAACGGCATCGAAGCAGAGTTGCAGCTTGACTGTGGCTCGGATATCACGTTGATCTCAAAAGAAACCTGGGAGAAGATTGGCAAGCCTGCTATCAAATCCACTCGAATGGAAGCGACTACAGCGTCTGGAGAACCtctggaacttcttggagaattcgcAACGACTGTCAGCATCAGCGATGTTTCTCTGAAGCAGCATTGCTACATCACTTCGGTCGAAGGTCTCAACGTGATCGGTCTGGATTGGATGGACGCATTTGATCTGTGGTCAAAACCGCTCGCTGCCCATTGCAAAAGGGTGAATTTGACGAAGTTTCCCCACGACGATCAGCACTTCGTTACACGGTTTCCGGAAGTGTTCCAGGACGGATTGGGTCACTGCACAAAAACGAAGATCAGTCTAACCCTGAGACCAGATGTGCAGCCAATTTTCCGGCCAAAGCGACCAGTACCATTCCATGCCACTCAAAAAGTCGAAGAGGAACTGGACAGACTCCAAAGCTTGAACATCATAACACCCATCGATTTTTCGGATTGGGCAGCCCCGATCGTTGTCGTCAAGAAGCCTGGCGGAAAGGTCCGTATATGCGCCGATTATTCCACCGGACTCAATGAGGCACTAGAAGCAAACCACTACCCTCTACCAACTCCAGAAGACATTTTCACCAAACTTGCAGGCAAGCGTGTTTTCAGTATCATTGATCTTTCCGACGCCTACCTACAAGTGGAGGTTGATGATGTTTCTAAGAAGCTCCTGACAATCAACACCCATCGTGGATTGTACAGATTCAACCGGTTGGCACCTGGAGTAAAATCAGCACCTGGCGCTTTCCAGCAGCTCATGGCGAAGATGATAGCAGATTTGGAAGGAGTTGACGCTTTTCTGGATGACTTCATCGTTCACAGcgaagacgaagaaaaccactatAGAATCCTCACTGCACTCTTCAAGCGACTTCGCGAATACGGTTTCCGTTTGCGTCTGGAGAAATGCAAGTTCAACCAGGAGGAGATCAAATATCTGGGACTCATTGTCAATGAAAATGGAATCCGACCCGATCCAACGAAGATTGAAGCGATAGTCCACATGCCAGCTCCAACCAACGTCAGCACATTGCGGTCATTCCTTGGCGCCGTGAACTTTGATGGCAAATTTGTACGAGAGATGCACCAACTTCGCCATCCTCTGGACAATCTTTTGAAGAAGGACGCCAAATTCATCTGGAGCAAGGAGTGCCAACAAGCGTTTGCGGACATCAAACGGATTCTACAATCAAACCTGCTTCTCACCCACTACAATCCGGAATTGGACATCATCGTTGCTGGTGACGCGTGCAAGACGGGCATTGGTGCAGTCCTGATGCATCGTTTCCCCGACGGATCCATCAAAGCGGTTTCACATGCATCCAAATCGCTCAATCAAACTGAGCAGAACTACAGTCAGATTGAGAAGGAAGCACTTGCGTTGGTTTTCGCCTGCACAAAATTCCATCGCATGCTTTGGGGTCGACGATTCACGCTGCAAACAGATCACCAACCGTTGTTGAAGATTTTCGGATCCAAGAAGGGAATTCCAGTCCATACCGCCAATCGACTTCAGCGATGGGCACTCACGCTATTGGGTTACGACTTTGGTATCGAGTACGTCTCAACACAAAACTTTGGGTACGCTGACGTTCTATCACGCCTCATCAACAACCACGAGAAGCCTGAGGAGGAAGCGGTTATTGCTATGGTCCATATCGAAGCTGATGTCACTTCTGGTCTGCAAGATACGCTATCAAATCTTCCTGTCACATCCAAAGTGGTCCGAGATGCTACATCAAAAGATCCAGTGTTGCAAAAGGTAACATCCTACATCAAAAACGGCTGGCCATTGCGCGCTGAAGCTATCTGTGAAGCTGAAGTTAAACCATTCTACACTCACCGAGAATCGTATTCCATGGTTGGCGACTGCGTGATGATGATGGATCGAGTGGTTGTTCCAAAATGCCTTCAAAAGCGTATCCTGAAGCGAATTCATCAAGGTCATCCTGGAATCGAGAGATCAAAGGCGATTGCCCGAGGGATTGTTTTCTGGCCAAGAATCGATTCTGAAATTGCTGACTACGTACGCCGATGTTCAAGTTGTGCCAGCGCTGCCAAGTCTCCACCCCAAGCGAAACCTCAACCCTGGCCGAGAGCAAATGGTCCATGGCAACGTCTTCATCTGGATTTTGCTGGTCCCTTGGAAGGATATCATTACCTGGTTGTGGTGGACTCTTATAGCAAATGGCCAGAAATTCTGCAGACGCGATCACCAACAAGCTCAACAACAATTTCCTTTCTTCGTGAATGTTTTGCTCGATTCGGTATACCAACGGTGGTTGTAACAGACAATGGAAGCCAATTCGTAAGTGCTGAATTCAGGACATTTTGCGAAGAACTAGGAGTCGTTCATTTGCGCACCGCACCATATCATCCGCAATCTAACGGGCAGGCGGAACGGTTTGTAGATACCCTCAAGCGCTCCTTGAGGAAAATTATTGGGGGAGGAGAAACGTCGACTTCAACTGCTCTTCAAACGTTCCTGCACATCTACAGATCAACACCATCCGCCGTTCTGGACGGAGAATCACCCGATGAAAGAATGCTCGGACGTTCTATGAGGACTACTCTGGATCTCCTACGACCTACTTCCCAGTCTGTCGGTCTGAAACCGAAGCTCAACCGTGAATTTGAAGCTGGATCGTTTGTGTACGCCAAAGTTTATTCAAGCAAGGATCTCTGGAAGTGGATGCCAGGTGTTGTCCTCGAAAGAATCGGAAACGTGAATTACTATATCCTCTTGGATCATCAAATCGGTCGGCGAAAAGTACTCCGATCTCATATTGACCAGTTAAAGAATCGTTCCAACGATGAACCTGTAGTTTCAAAGGAACCAATGCCGTTGAGTATTCTCATGCAAGATTTTGGTCTCCAGCGACAAGCAGTTCCAGAACAACATTACCGTATGTTAATTGGTGAAAATCCTGCATGTGCCGTCCCTGTTcaacaagcaaccgaaactgtacAGCAACAAGAACTTCCTGGTCCAATAATGCATGCAGAGGTATCCGCAGAGGATAGCAACAGCGATGCCGATGAAGAGCCTGATGAAACACTTCTAGCGGATTTTCAAGAAAGGCCATCTTCATCTTCAACACCAAGGCAGCAGCAGGTAGAGTCAGGTCAACGCCCATTGCGAACGGTGCGGCCACCAAGGAGGTTCGAGCAGTACATCCGTTATTAA